Genomic segment of Truepera radiovictrix DSM 17093:
GCGGGCGCTGGGTCGCGGGGGACGCCGTCCCGCGCTTTTTCGACGCCAAGCTGACCGATGGGGGCGTTCTGCGCGTGCCGCCCGAACTTTACGGGGAGACGTCATGAACCTGCTCAGCCAACTGCGCGATTACGAGCTGCGGATGCGCGCCGAGAGCGAACGTGACGAGACCGCGAGCGACGTGCTCCCCTTTATGTACGCCATGCAAAAGGTGCGCTGGGAGATCCGGCTGCGCGAGGACGGCAGCTTTCGGGACGTCCTGCCCCGCAGCGGGGGCGAGGCGCGGGGCAAGGACCTTGGTCTGCCGCTCGCCGCGCCCAACATCGTCCGCACCGTCGGCATCAAACCACGCCTCTTAATGGACAACGCCGAATACGCGCTGGGATTACCCAAGAAGGCGAACGATAAAAACACCCTAAAGCGCCACGAGGCGTTTAAAGCCCTCGTGCAAGCCTGCGCCGACGCCACCGGCGAACCGAGCGTCCGCGCCGTCGCCACCTTTTTGAAGGGCCACGACCCAGAGGCGTTTCGAGCGATGCTCGAGCAGCGCCACCCCACCTTTGAAGCTGACAGCAACGTGATGTTCACAGTTGAAGGTGTAAACCCGCTCGAGCTGCCTAGCGTGCAAGCCTTTTGGGCCGCGCAATTCGCCCAGGACGACGAGGACGGGGAGGGCCTCACCGCCGAGTGCCTCATTACGGGCGACATCGGCCCGGTGATGGAGCGCGAACCCGTCAAGATCAAGGGCATTCAGGGCGGGCAGACGAGCGGTATGAACCTGATTAGCGCCAACGCTCAAGCCTTCGAGTCCTATGGGCTGAAGGCTTCGCAGATCGCCCCCGTGAGGCTCGAGGTCGCCGAGCAATATGCCAACGGCTTAAACCGCCTCTTGGCCGACCCCAACACCAGCCTCAAAGTCGGGGGCATCACCTACGCCTTCTGGACGGGAGCGGGCGCGGTGCCCTTAGTGGGCGAAAGCCTGCGTGAGCCGCCGACGGGCCTACGCTTGCGGTTTAAGGCGCAGAAGACTCGAGGCAGGCAGGCGCACACCGAAGAGGTCCGCGCGGCACTCTGGAGCCTTTTCACCGGCAAACAGCACGACCTCAAACCCGGCGCGGCCTTCTTCGCTGTAGGCATGACGCCGAGCGGCAGCCGCATCGCCGTGCGCACGCACTTAACGAGCACCGTGCAGGAGGTCGTTGACCGGCTCGCTGCCTACTTCGCCGCGCAAGCGCTCGCCCCTCTAAGCGAAAACGACCGCGACGCCTACGACCTGCGCACCTTGGTGAGCGCCATGTACCGCGACGTGAACAAGGAGCACACCGCCCCCGACGTCGACGCGCTCGTGCAGTTCGCCCTGGCGGGTCGCCCGCTGCCCTATGCATTCCTGGTGCGCCTAGCGGGGCGCAGCCGCGCTGAGCGGCGCGTCACCCGCCCCCGCGCCGTGCTGACCAAGATGGTGCTGCTTTCTCGCAACTGGAAGGAGTTAGCGATGGACAAAGACACGCTCGAGGCCCTCAACCCGAATCAGCAGGAGCCCGCCTACCATTTGGGCCGCCTGCTCGCGGTGCTTGACGACATTCAGTACGCGGTGATGCCCAAGGCGAACACCACCCTGGTCGACCGCTTCTACGGCTCGATGAGCACCACCCCCTACGCCGTCGTCGGGCGCTTGATGCAAGCCTCCCAAGCGCATCTGCAAAAGCTCCGTAAGGAGAAGGAAGGGGCGTACATCAGCAAGCAACGCGAGCTAGAGAACGTCATGCGTCACTTGACGGACATCCCGGCAAAACCCCTCAGCACCGCCCAGCAAGCCCTCTTCGCGCTCGGCTACTACCACCAGCGCGCCCATATCAGCGCCAGCATAGGAGAGCGCACGGCCGCCAAGAGAGAACGTGAGGCGCAAGCCAAAGCCGAGCCCGCCACCCAACCCGCCCTGCTCACCGACGAAGGAGACGCCCAATGACCGCAACCATCCAGCTCCCTACCGACGCCGCCAACCGCCACGACTTCGTGCTGCTCTTCGACGTGACCAACGGCAACCCCAACGGCGACCCGGACGCGGGCAACCTGCCGCGCGTCGACCCGGAAACGGGCCTAGGCATCGTCACGGACGTGGCCCTCAAGCGCAAGGTGCGCAACTACGTGGACGCGCTCAAGGGTACCGAGGAGCGCTACAAGATCTACGTGCAGCAGGGCGCGATTCTCAACAACCAGCACGCGCGCGCCTACAGCGCGCTCGGCAAAGACCCCAAGAAAGCCAACCAAGCGGACATCGGCGCGGCCAAGGCGTGGATGTGCGAGAACTTTTACGACATCCGCACCTTCGGCGCGGTCATGAGCACCGACGTGAACGCGGGCCAGGTGCGCGGGCCGGTGCAGCTCACCTTTGGCCGCAGCGTCGACCCGATTTTGGGCCTCGACGCCGCCATCACCCGTGTCGCGCTGACCAAACCCGACCCCAAGCAAGCCGCCGAGGACGAAACCGCCCGCAGCGGCACGATGGGGCGGAAAGCGTACATCCCCTACGGCCTCTACGTCGCACACGGCTTCTTCGTTCCGAGCTTCGCCAAAGCGACGGGCTTTGACGATAACGACCTAACGCTTCTTTGGCAGGCGCTCGTCAACATGTGGGACTTAGACCGCTCGGCCTCGAGAGGTCTCACGGGCTGCCGCGGGCTCTACGTCTTCAGCCATAGCAGCCCCCTTGGCAACGCACCTGCACACAAGCTTTTGGAGCGGGTGCAAGTGCGGCGCAAAGACGGGGTAGAAGCGCCAAGGGCTTTTTCGGATTACACCGTCACCGTCAACCAGGATGACTTGCCAGACGAGGTGCAGCTTCACGTCTTGGCCGAGGGCTGATCCAGCACAACGCTGCTTAACGCTACCTGAGGAGGTTCTATGCCACGCACGCCACCTACAGCCGAGCTGCCAAGGCTCGAGCTTAAGCCCCCTGAGCAGTGGACGCTACACCTCAAGACCATCACCCCCATGTTCGGCGGCAGCGCCGAGACCCGCCAGGTAGACCCCGAGCACCCCGTGCGCGCCGCCAGCGTGCGCGGGCATCTGCGCTTTTGGTGGCGAGCGACGGCGGGGGCGCAGTACGAAAGCGCCGACAAGCTCTTTAAAGCCGAGTCCGAGATTTGGGGCCGAGTGCCGCAGCCTCTAAAAGATAAAGACGGCAAGCCAAAGATAGACCCGCACGCGCACGGCAAGGTGCGGGTGGAGGTGGCGGTCACGAACCCAGGACAAAGCATCAAGCCTTCTTCCTTGGGAAGAGCCAAGGGCAGCCCCGCTCAGAACGGCCCCTTAGAGGGCTATTTCGTTCATCCATTTCGCGAAAACAAGAAGGACAACTTTCCGGAAGCGCCAGGACTGACGGACGTGTCTTTCTCGGTGCACTTGACCTTCAAGGACGCGCTGAGCGAGGCGCAGATGCAGCAGGTGAAGGCTGCCGTAAGGGCTTGGATTGCCTTTGGTGGTGTCGGTGCTCGCACGCGTCGCGGTTGTGGCGCTCTGACGGTGATGGCTGACCAAGCCGAATGGCTAGCGAGCGACCCAGAGCAGTTAAGTGAGTGGTTCGCGGGACAACGCGAGGAGAGGGTCAACCACAGCGTGCTGTTGGGTGCTAGGGTCTTCCTCTCGCGTCCGAAGGAAATAGCAATGGAGGAGGTGTGGCGCGACCTAGGACGTTTTTGGGCGCGGTTTCGCAAGGGCCACTTCACTGAGAAGCGCCCATCGTATAGCCCTATGAGCGGCGGGGCGTGGGAAGACCACAGCACGCTCAAGCGCGTTAGAAGGGGTGAGACAATACGTCTTGCCAAACCCTACTTGGGCCTGCCCATCGTCTATCAAGCCTTTCCCAACGCTTTTGCAGGGACACTCGAGGCCATCACCAGCCACGGCACGCGTATGGCCTCACCCGTCATCCTTAAACCCTGTGCCTTTCAGGACGGCGTTCGGGGGCTGGTGCTCGTCATGAGCGCGCCAATACCCGAGCGCATCTCGGTCAAGGGACAGGAGCACACCCTTGAGGTTCCACAAAATGACCCCGTCCTGCGGACACTGCAAGCACGAACACCGCTCGAGGCGGTAGGGATCGCCGCGAAAAAGAGCGGCTATAGCCTTGAGGTCACCCTGTGACCCGCCACCTCATCTCACTTTCCATCGGCCCGGTGCAGGACTTCATCGCGGCAGCGCGCCGGACGGCCGACCTCTACGCGGGGTCGCAGCTTCTTATGGAAGTGGTAGGCGCAGCGGCAGAGGAATTTGCAGAGGAAGAGCGCATCTATCCCGCCGACACGCACTCCGGCGGCGCGAACAAGATTTTGGCCGTCGTCACGGGCGACCCGGCGCGGCGCACTGAGAATGCTGAAAAGCGCGCCAGGGAGCGGCTGCAAGAGCTTTGGAACAAGACCATCGCACCGCTTGGGGGCCACATCGACAGGGAGCGTGCGGAGAAACAGCTAGCGAGCCTGCTTGAAATCTACGCCGCCTGGACGCCGCTCCTTGAGGGTGCAGACGGCTACGCCAGGGCGCGGCAGCGGGTTGAACGGCTGCTCGCGGGGCGCAAGGCGCTGCGCGACTTTCCGGCGACGCAGCAAAACGACGAGGGCGTTCCCAAGTCGCCGCTCGACCCAGCCTTCGCGGCGGTGCTGAGGCTCGAGCGCGGACAGGTTCCCGAAACGCTGCAAGAGCGCTACGGCTTTAAGCCCACCGAAGTGTTGGACGCCGTATCGCTCCTCAAACGGCTCTACGGGCGCGGCGAACTCAAGAAGGTCTTAAACACGCACACGCTGGCCCACCGCGCCAAACACCCGGACGCTCCCAACAGTGACGAGGACGATTTCGTTCCCGATTACGCCTACTTCGCCATTTTGATTGCTGACGGCGACAACATGGGCAAGCTGCTGAGCGCCCGCGAGTCTGAGGAGGCGCACCACGAGCTGTCGCGCCGCCTTGACGACTTTGCCGAGCGAGCGCGGGACATCGTAAAGGAACATAGCGGCATGGCGGTCTTTGCCGGTGGCGACGACGTGCTCGCGCTCTTGCCCGTGACGACTGCGCTGGCGTGCGGCCAGGAGCTATCTGAAACCTTCAAGCACACGGTGCGCGGCACGCTCTCCACCGGCATCGCCATCGTCCACTACCGCGAACCGCTCAGCATCTCGCTAAACCACGCTCGAGCCGCCGAAAAGCGCGCCAAGGCCGTAGACGGCAAGGACGCCGTGTGCGTCGCGCTGCACACGCGCGGAGGCGCGCCCTTGTGGGTGGCGCAGAAGTGGGATAAAGCCGAGGCCATCCAAACCTGGCAGAGCGCAACCTTGCCCCGCGGCCTGCCGCACGAGCTGTTTGAACTGGCCCGCGAGTGGCCCGAGGACGTGGGCGCTGACATCCTCACCGCCGAAGCGAAGCGCATCGCCAAACGCAAATCCGACCAAGATGCCCAGGCAATCCCCGAAGCGGAGCTCAACAAGTGGGACTTTCGGCGCATCGATGAGCTTCAGAACTTCGCTCGCCAGCTCATCCTCGCCCGGTTCTTAAGCGGCAAGGGAGACCGCGCATGAGCGACACCGTTTTAGAACTCTCGACCCTCGCGCCGCTGCTCTTGCGCGATGGGCGGCCCTTCGCGGGAGGCGGCGAGGAAACGCGGGCGCAGAGCCTACCTGCGCCGCTGCCACACACGCTGGCGGGCTTTCTTCGGACGCAGCTCGGCAACGCTAGGCCGGGTTGGCAGTGGCAGTCGCTCAAGGGGCTCAGCGATGACCAACTTCACGCGCGCTTGCAAGAGCTGCACGCCACCCCCATTCGCTCAGTCTTGGTGCGCGACGACGCCTTTATGTTCCCCGCCCCGCTGAATGCGGTGGTCGATAAGGCGGGTAAGGTCTACCGCTCGAGCCCGCACGATCTTAAAGACGGCGAAGGCACGAACCTTCCCGGCTTGCGCCCACTCCTGCTTGAAGGCGCGCCGGACGAGGACTTTAAACCCGAAGGCGGCTACCATTACTGGCCGCTCGAGGCCATGCGGCGCTGGCTGCTTGGGGGCGTTCCTGAGAAGCTCGAGAAAATCGGCGGCCCACCTACCGATGAGCGCGTTCACGTCGCCATCGACCCGGAGAGCAGGACTGGCGACGAAGGAAAGCTGTTCACGGTCACGTACCGCAGTTTTGAAGAACGCGATGAAGATGGCCGGTTTCACCGCTGGGGCATCCGCGTCAAGCTCGACCTCAAAAGTGGCTTTGCCCCAGTTGGGCACCTGGGCGGCGAGCGGCGGCCGGTGGCGCTCAGCGCGCTTGGCAACAACGGGAAGTGGCCCAACAAAGGGTTGTTCCAAGAGGTTACCGACAAACTTCTTGACCCCAAGCAGACGAGGCTTCTCTTCATCTTAACCAGCCCTGCGCTCTTTGACCACGGTTGGCGGCCCGCCTGGCTCACCGAGGACACCGGCCCGCACACCCCCGCCGGGGTGAGCGCGCTGCGCGGCAAGGCCGAACTGGTCGGCGCTGCCGTGGGCCGGCG
This window contains:
- the cas10 gene encoding type III-B CRISPR-associated protein Cas10/Cmr2; the encoded protein is MTRHLISLSIGPVQDFIAAARRTADLYAGSQLLMEVVGAAAEEFAEEERIYPADTHSGGANKILAVVTGDPARRTENAEKRARERLQELWNKTIAPLGGHIDRERAEKQLASLLEIYAAWTPLLEGADGYARARQRVERLLAGRKALRDFPATQQNDEGVPKSPLDPAFAAVLRLERGQVPETLQERYGFKPTEVLDAVSLLKRLYGRGELKKVLNTHTLAHRAKHPDAPNSDEDDFVPDYAYFAILIADGDNMGKLLSARESEEAHHELSRRLDDFAERARDIVKEHSGMAVFAGGDDVLALLPVTTALACGQELSETFKHTVRGTLSTGIAIVHYREPLSISLNHARAAEKRAKAVDGKDAVCVALHTRGGAPLWVAQKWDKAEAIQTWQSATLPRGLPHELFELAREWPEDVGADILTAEAKRIAKRKSDQDAQAIPEAELNKWDFRRIDELQNFARQLILARFLSGKGDRA
- the cas8c gene encoding type I-C CRISPR-associated protein Cas8c/Csd1; translation: MNLLSQLRDYELRMRAESERDETASDVLPFMYAMQKVRWEIRLREDGSFRDVLPRSGGEARGKDLGLPLAAPNIVRTVGIKPRLLMDNAEYALGLPKKANDKNTLKRHEAFKALVQACADATGEPSVRAVATFLKGHDPEAFRAMLEQRHPTFEADSNVMFTVEGVNPLELPSVQAFWAAQFAQDDEDGEGLTAECLITGDIGPVMEREPVKIKGIQGGQTSGMNLISANAQAFESYGLKASQIAPVRLEVAEQYANGLNRLLADPNTSLKVGGITYAFWTGAGAVPLVGESLREPPTGLRLRFKAQKTRGRQAHTEEVRAALWSLFTGKQHDLKPGAAFFAVGMTPSGSRIAVRTHLTSTVQEVVDRLAAYFAAQALAPLSENDRDAYDLRTLVSAMYRDVNKEHTAPDVDALVQFALAGRPLPYAFLVRLAGRSRAERRVTRPRAVLTKMVLLSRNWKELAMDKDTLEALNPNQQEPAYHLGRLLAVLDDIQYAVMPKANTTLVDRFYGSMSTTPYAVVGRLMQASQAHLQKLRKEKEGAYISKQRELENVMRHLTDIPAKPLSTAQQALFALGYYHQRAHISASIGERTAAKREREAQAKAEPATQPALLTDEGDAQ
- a CDS encoding type III-B CRISPR module-associated protein Cmr3 yields the protein MSDTVLELSTLAPLLLRDGRPFAGGGEETRAQSLPAPLPHTLAGFLRTQLGNARPGWQWQSLKGLSDDQLHARLQELHATPIRSVLVRDDAFMFPAPLNAVVDKAGKVYRSSPHDLKDGEGTNLPGLRPLLLEGAPDEDFKPEGGYHYWPLEAMRRWLLGGVPEKLEKIGGPPTDERVHVAIDPESRTGDEGKLFTVTYRSFEERDEDGRFHRWGIRVKLDLKSGFAPVGHLGGERRPVALSALGNNGKWPNKGLFQEVTDKLLDPKQTRLLFILTSPALFDHGWRPAWLTEDTGPHTPAGVSALRGKAELVGAAVGRRIPVSGWNLRENRPKAVRWAVPAGSVYFLKLTADVDREKLLDAWLKPLSDHQNDQRDGFGCALWGVW
- the cmr1 gene encoding type III-B CRISPR module RAMP protein Cmr1, which produces MPRTPPTAELPRLELKPPEQWTLHLKTITPMFGGSAETRQVDPEHPVRAASVRGHLRFWWRATAGAQYESADKLFKAESEIWGRVPQPLKDKDGKPKIDPHAHGKVRVEVAVTNPGQSIKPSSLGRAKGSPAQNGPLEGYFVHPFRENKKDNFPEAPGLTDVSFSVHLTFKDALSEAQMQQVKAAVRAWIAFGGVGARTRRGCGALTVMADQAEWLASDPEQLSEWFAGQREERVNHSVLLGARVFLSRPKEIAMEEVWRDLGRFWARFRKGHFTEKRPSYSPMSGGAWEDHSTLKRVRRGETIRLAKPYLGLPIVYQAFPNAFAGTLEAITSHGTRMASPVILKPCAFQDGVRGLVLVMSAPIPERISVKGQEHTLEVPQNDPVLRTLQARTPLEAVGIAAKKSGYSLEVTL
- the cas7c gene encoding type I-C CRISPR-associated protein Cas7/Csd2, which translates into the protein MTATIQLPTDAANRHDFVLLFDVTNGNPNGDPDAGNLPRVDPETGLGIVTDVALKRKVRNYVDALKGTEERYKIYVQQGAILNNQHARAYSALGKDPKKANQADIGAAKAWMCENFYDIRTFGAVMSTDVNAGQVRGPVQLTFGRSVDPILGLDAAITRVALTKPDPKQAAEDETARSGTMGRKAYIPYGLYVAHGFFVPSFAKATGFDDNDLTLLWQALVNMWDLDRSASRGLTGCRGLYVFSHSSPLGNAPAHKLLERVQVRRKDGVEAPRAFSDYTVTVNQDDLPDEVQLHVLAEG